The Prunus dulcis chromosome 3, ALMONDv2, whole genome shotgun sequence genome segment CCCATTTCCATTGCCATAGCCATATCCATTGCTTGGTGGCATATAGGAACAGTCCCCATCCAACCCCAACTTGCATTTCTTGCTGCTTCTTTGCTCATACTCAGCCGCCCAATTGAACTCCATGTAATCACCATCCTCCCCATTCCGATTCAACACACTGGCTTCACTATTaacatcctcatcatcattcaCTTGATTGAGATCAAAATTGCGGGCATGCTCATCTTCCTGCTCCCAAACACAATCAATGTGGAGCCTTTGAATCCGATCACGAATCGGCTCCAAAGCCCGCAAAGAAGCAGCAGCATCCAAGTTTTTGCAACAAGAGATCCCAACATCAACCAGAGTCTTCCTTAACAAGCAAGCCATCGTCCTCAGCCCCTTCACCGTGATTCTCTTACATCCCTGAACCTCAAACTTGGCCAATTTGCAGCACCCTCTAGCGATCTCAATCAACCCCATATCCGTCAAATCAGCCGAGTTCTTAATCGACAACGACTCCAGCCCTGAACACAACGCAATGCCGTCTAGCTCGGACCCAATCGCAGAGCAAATCCCATGAAACTGCCCAAGCTTGAGCGCCCTCAGCCTGGGACACTTCGACCCAAGCACTTCCAACGCCAACCCACTGTCTCTCACGTTCTTGCACACATCCAAAGCCAGGTCCTCCACCAGCGGAAGCCCCGAGAAGAAATCCACCAAAGCCGCGCGCCCAATCCGAGCGTCCTCCGCCGTAAATCCGTCGTCGTTTGGATCGCCGCGGGCGTTGGCCAACGATGACGTATCGATCAAATGGACGACTCTGAGCTCCGGGCAGTTAGCGGAGATCGACAGCAGAGCCTCCTCGCCGACGAAGTCTATGTATCGGGGATCGAACATACACGCGATGAGAAGATGCTGGAGCTTTGGGCAGGCGGTGACGATGGATTTGATCTCGTTCGCTCTGAACCCCTCGGTAAACGACGTCGTCAGGAGATCCAGCTTGGTGAGAGATCGGGCCACGTTCGGGTGGGCCTCGAGGACCGGGGGGAGGTCCTCCGTCCAGTAGTAGAATTCCGACAGGTCGAGCTCGGAGAGCGAGTGGCATTGGTCGAAGAGAGGATCGAAGTCGGCGCCGGGGGACGATTGGGGCCGTTGATGCCATCGGACAAGCTTGACGCGGCGCAATCCGGGCCACAGATGGGAGACGATCTGGACGGTGGAAGGAGATCGGGAGTAGACGATGAGGGAGTCCACGAATGGGAAGGCGGCACGTAGGCGTTGGGCCAGGAGGAGAGGGTCGGTGTCGTTGGCGGCGGCGGAGGGTGAGAGCAGAGAGTGGCCCCACGGAGAGAGGAGGGAGAGGTCGAGGTGGGTGACGGCGGCGAAGCAGAGCGGGAGGTCGGGGAGGTCGCGCGCGTTTCCCCGTAGTGTGAGGGAGGTGCGCGTGGCCCTCTCCGTGCTCCGGAATTTGCGGCACGCGAGGGAGAGGGAGTTCCGGGTTCGGGTGTCGGATACCATCCCGATTATGGTCGAGAGTATGGCGTCCGGCAAGTCATTGATTGTGGTGGCGGTGGTCATGGTGGGTTTATGACAAGTCGTCTGATTGTTTAGTGTTGCTCTGTGtgtttagagagagagagagagagagagagagagagagaggagtgaGATTTTTGGAACTGTGGATGGAAGatgggggagagagaggaggagttAATGGCTGCTGGTGAGGGGAAGCGTCGTCGTTTAATGGGGGAGACCCACGTGAATACGATGTATGTTTATGGGCATGAGGCGAGTATACTAGGCGCTGTGGGGAGCGCGTGGGAAGAAGAGTGACTTCAGTGTCCCGTGGGCCATTTTGGGTGTTTTGGATATGGGTGGATGGATGGATGCATCAATGGATAGGGAACACAATAAAAATCTTCACTTACTTTTGATCTTGAGTTTGAGCCTTCATTAAGCTCTCACGTAGCATTTAGTTTGGATAAGGACATATTCACACCTTTAAatcttcaaaaaataaaatgacaaaagaAGACACTTTAGAGTAATAGCATTTCATCAGTTGGTATCAATAAGTTGATATATTAGTTGATGTCTGTAGCATTATtgagaagagaaaataatattttaacttctttgttcttctttcttttttcttgtaataATATATGTAGTAGCAGCAAATATTTTCGTTTCCAATCATAGCACGCCACGtagaaaagaagattatcccttaaaataattaattgaatcaattttttttttttgagaaattctatggtTGCATTTATAATTCAGCAAACAAAGTCATTAGCCACAaagggccaatacaaactagccacaaaagggctattacaataacggagcggtctaatatcaaaattaagaaaatcatgtATGTCTCTACTAACGATcaggcaagatcgaagaaactctgacataggcatcccaactaagattgcaaacttagaataaaaaaaaaaaaagataaagcttgaaaaaaccaaaccataacaatacaaataaaactctcactaagatgagatgaaaagctctcacaaacgagagatgaaaaactctcacaaaagaagatgtgaaaactacacagagaacccaaagagtctctacaacttattccaaacataaagaaattgcaaaaaagatggtggtggagatccgatgttgaaatgcaggtgaagatccgacgctgagccgcagccgcctataatggttggatgaaaatcataacaaaactaagacaaatagggaaaacccgtctctgaaaatgggggaataagtgaaaggaggaagagaggaagaaaaaaggggagagaggggaagaacaatggcttcctcccccGTTAAAGTGGAAAAGActctaagagtgttttttgggagaaagggggctagggtttcaatactacattttttgtttcttttagtttctttAATTGAATCAATTTATTTGGCTAATTAATaagatattatctttatttaataagataatatcattaattcatatattatcataataaagagaagataatatcattaattcagatattatcttaatAAAGAGATATAATCAAGTCCGACTCAATCTCTACGAATTTAGGTAAAGAATAAACTccccctaaaccctaaagtTTATTCTCTacaaaaccctagccccgaggctcctaaAAATAGATgacttcattcatcattcaaggtacgtCGAAAAACCTACATCTATACCTACGTCGAAAAACCTACATCTATACCTACTTTGAAAAACCTACTCCtaatacccgagaaaaatacccgaagctctctctctctctctctccactctccactctccatattttctccacacggctacggccaccacacacggctatAGCCACCCAGttcacaccatacatacaactccgtaccctttgcttagctattatTTTTCTACAAACACTCAAACTAACTcagcatcggagggcctttggccaacaccccccgggtatGGTCTATTTACTTTGGtattttttacaggaatcgaggaagagagaaaaggaagtcgaaggttgaaggatttaggagcgaatattctcccgcgaaattatttgcacaaacaataTATTtctaaacccaaaaccaaatgCACAATTATTGCACTTATAgtaattttattcttttgagTTGGAATATAACATATTGTACACACGTCTCTCTTTGTATCTCTCTTATCACATGACTAATCATACGATAGgtaaatttttcttaattcGTTGGAGAGACAAAATTTCATGAGATAAAGACGCAAAGTCCCACATACTCTAATATGATTTCTCCAATCGTTAACGGAGACCAACACTTTTGGGCATtaacataaaattatatttgtctTGGAGGTGAACCCAAGTAGGGTTAAATCATGATAAAATAGATAATGTTTGTTGATGCCTAAATTTGGTTCAATAGCAAGACGACCTCTTCGAGATCGAGGTCAAGCAATACGTCCAGAGCAGATCAGCATGACCAACCAAGTCGTCCTACATAACTTACAAAATAGAAGACCTAATGGTGGGTGACACCAGTGTGGTGCCGGTATGGCATCTGATGCTTAAGTCAATCGAGTGTTTGAAAGCAAAGTGCACAATATATTGTGGTGCTTAGAATTGCATAACTTTGAAGAAGGGTCTTTTCAGCTTTTTATATCATCTTAGAATACCTAGTCCTTCTCATAGTAGAACTCTAGAATAACATAGTCCTCCTCGAACTAGGACTCCAGAACAACCTAGTCTTCATCGAACTAGGACTCCATTTAGATAGGCGTCTTGGTGAACTTGAAGTGTCATAGTTTCTCTAGGATTATAAGTCTTCTTGGTGAACACCACGTAAATTAGGTTGATGTCAGCCTCACCTACAACTTGAAGCGTCCTAGTTTCTCTAGGATTATAAATCCTCTTGGTGGACACCAAGTAAATTAGGCTAATGTCAGCCTCACCCACATGACCCAAGCTCATGGACCAATGTGCTTACAACCCCACCAGAGTCAAGGTGAAAAAATATATGGTGATCAACTCAACCCCAGCTTGACCACTAGTATTGAGCTCAACCTGACCACCAGGATCCGAGCTCAGCTCAAGCATTTGTGTCTTAGCCCAACTTGGCCTAGAGGTATTTTACCTCACAAATAGAAGTCTCTCACATCCAGGGGCGGCCCTGGGGTGGTGCAAGTGGCGCCATTGCACAAGGTCCCTAATTTTTTTAGgaacccacaaaaaaaaaaaaaaatcctttttattaTAGGAATGGTATATATACTTTAGCCAATTTGGCTATAGTTTTGTATGGGAAGTTGCATTTTCAATAGTTTGGCCAATTTgacaatattaaattttaaaattttttttttttttttgggaatgCTAACAActttctctctaaccttctccttTAGACCTTCTCCCTTTTCCTCATGACATGTGCTATTCTcattacacttaaaacaatgtcattaatgcattatACAAGctaacttttgctttccaagtttaccctatTCAATTTatctatgtatatatttattttttgacaaCTTTCTTACTatcttaataaaaaaaattttaaaaattttaaaaaaaatttaacgtcAGTTATTTTTGGgtctttgcttcttttttgtACAGGTTTTGGCTCTCCTCTAAGCCTTTTGCCTTGGGTTGTTATAAATGTTTGTCTTCATGaccattaaaaaataataaaaatagagTAGAGCAACATATTATAGCCgtttgtataatatatat includes the following:
- the LOC117622998 gene encoding F-box/LRR-repeat MAX2 homolog A, translating into MTTATTINDLPDAILSTIIGMVSDTRTRNSLSLACRKFRSTERATRTSLTLRGNARDLPDLPLCFAAVTHLDLSLLSPWGHSLLSPSAAANDTDPLLLAQRLRAAFPFVDSLIVYSRSPSTVQIVSHLWPGLRRVKLVRWHQRPQSSPGADFDPLFDQCHSLSELDLSEFYYWTEDLPPVLEAHPNVARSLTKLDLLTTSFTEGFRANEIKSIVTACPKLQHLLIACMFDPRYIDFVGEEALLSISANCPELRVVHLIDTSSLANARGDPNDDGFTAEDARIGRAALVDFFSGLPLVEDLALDVCKNVRDSGLALEVLGSKCPRLRALKLGQFHGICSAIGSELDGIALCSGLESLSIKNSADLTDMGLIEIARGCCKLAKFEVQGCKRITVKGLRTMACLLRKTLVDVGISCCKNLDAAASLRALEPIRDRIQRLHIDCVWEQEDEHARNFDLNQVNDDEDVNSEASVLNRNGEDGDYMEFNWAAEYEQRSSKKCKLGLDGDCSYMPPSNGYGYGNGNGFWCGESWERLHYLSLWIGVGELLTPLPTAGLDDCPNLEEIRIRVEGDCRGRQKPTQPDFGLSCLAGYPLLSKMKLDCGDTVGYALTAPPGQMDLSLWERFFLSGIESLSLSELDYWPPQDRDVNQRSLWHPAAGLLSRCLTLRKLFIHGTAHEHFMMFLVRIPSLNRNLRDVQLREDYYPAPENEMSTEMRVDSCRRFEEALNRRPILD